In Paramormyrops kingsleyae isolate MSU_618 chromosome 13, PKINGS_0.4, whole genome shotgun sequence, a single window of DNA contains:
- the fbxo31 gene encoding F-box only protein 31 isoform X1, producing the protein MAACARLCGVGQSRRCRRRQRHSQQDQDSDSDMDEEEEERIVCNTQAEAAAGHPDTRLSASGPAVVGDLGTVTAGANANRHSVGSSGSGEQPNSQSLVELPPELLVEIFGLLPGTALPNLALVCKKFRQILNTETIWRRRCIEEFGLKGDPCMMEQVGVSSWELYTRRVHPSMASRRYVKVLPDCERTDYRKLYTRILHPYRHVLGLWQPDIGPYGGLLNVVVDGLFIIGWMYLPPHDPRVEDPMRRRPLFRIRMLGEDKAAVECMYGHRGPHRGDIQTVKKDEFSTKCNQTDHHRMPGGRQEEFRTWLEEEWGRTLEDIFHEHMQELILMKFIYTSQYDNCLTYRRIYLPPRQPSDLLQPGLFKGTYGSHGLEIVMLSFHGPWARGTKLTGDPNVPAGQLTLDVDLSRPVHLPDLESQWSMDELSRLVLAVHEQVQRDAPSDPSSLDVELGAGGKEGQMSGASAQGSEVPPAGAPQERQNFVLPLGVMARNEVYPRTCKMCFYGTGLIAGHGFTSPERTPGLFVLFDDDRFGFIWLELKSFSLYSRLTDSLPYAQAPSMERFEDMLRSMQSWTS; encoded by the exons ATGGCGGCGTGTGCCAGGCTCTGCGGAGTGGGACAGTCGCGGAGGTGCAGGCGGCGACAGCGGCACAGTCAACAGGATCAGGACAGCGATTCTGATATGgacgaagaagaagaagaacggATCGTGTGCAATACGCAGGCGGAGGCTGCCGCTGGCCATCCGGACACACGGCTTTCCGCATCGGGGCCTGCTGTTGTAGGTGACTTGGGCACCGTCACCGCTGGTGCGAACGCCAACAGACACAGCGTTGGTAGCAGCGGCTCCGGCGAGCAGCCTAATTCGCAGTCCTTGGTGGAGCTTCCGCCTGAGCTTCTTGTGGAGATCTTCGGCTTGCTCCCCGGCACGGCGTTGCCCAACTTGGCACTAGTTTGCAAGAAATTCAGGCAGATCCTTAATACTGAAACTATCTGGAGACGGCGATGCATAGAAG AATTTGGCTTGAAGGGGGACCCGTGCATGATGGAGCAAGTGGGCGTGTCCAGTTGGGAGCTGTACACTAGAC GTGTCCATCCTTCAATGGCATCCAGACGCTATGTTAAAGTGCTTCCCGATTGCGAGCGAACAGACTATCGGAAATTATACACGCGCA taCTGCACCCATACAGACACGTGCTGGGCCTGTGGCAGCCAGACATCGGGCCCTACGGGGGGCTTCTCAACGTGGTG GTGGACGGCCTGTTCATCATTGGCTGGATGTACCTGCCTCCGCATGACCCCCGCGTGGAGGACCCCATGCGGCGACGCCCACTCTTCCGCATCCGCATGCTGGGGGAAGACAAGGCGGCCGTGGAGTGCATGTACGGACACCGAGGCCCTCACAGGGGAGACATACAG ACAGTGAAGAAGGATGAGTTCTCCACCAAGTGCAACCAGACAGACCACCATCGCATGCCGGGGGGGCGCCAGGAG GAGTTTCGCACTTGGCTGGAGGAGGAGTGGGGGCGTACGCTGGAGGACATCTTCCATGAGCACATGCAGGAGCTCATCCTCATGAAGTTCATCTACACCAGCCAATACGA CAACTGCCTAACGTACCGGCGAATCTACCTCCCGCCGCGGCAGCCCAGTGATCTCCTGCAGCCCGGCCTCTTCAAGGGCACCTACGGCAGCCACGGCCTGGAGATCGTCATGCTCAGCTTCCACGGTCCATGGGCCCGGGGAACCAAGCTCACC GGTGACCCCAATGTGCCAGCtggccagctgacgctggatgTGGACCTGAGCCGTCCTGTGCACCTTCCCGACCTGGAGTCCCAGTGGAGCATGGATGAACTGTCCCGGCTGGTGTTGGCAGTCCACGAGCAGGTGCAGCGCGATGCTCCCTCTGACCCGTCCAGCCTGGATGTGGAACTCGGGGCCGGCGGCAAAGAAGGGCAGATGTCAGGTGCCTCGGCTCAGGGGTCAGAAGTCCCACCGGCTGGCGCGCCCCAAGAACGACAGAACTTCGTGCTGCCGCTTGGAGTCATGGCCCGTAATGAAGTGTACCCTCGAACCTGCAAGATGTG TTTCTACGGCACAGGCCTGATCGCAGGACATGGCTTCACAAGTCCTGAGCGCACACCCGGCC
- the fbxo31 gene encoding F-box only protein 31 isoform X2: MAACARLCGVGQSRRCRRRQRHSQQDQDSDSDMDEEEEERIVCNTQAEAAAGHPDTRLSASGPAVVGDLGTVTAGANANRHSVGSSGSGEQPNSQSLVELPPELLVEIFGLLPGTALPNLALVCKKFRQILNTETIWRRRCIEEFGLKGDPCMMEQVGVSSWELYTRLLHPYRHVLGLWQPDIGPYGGLLNVVVDGLFIIGWMYLPPHDPRVEDPMRRRPLFRIRMLGEDKAAVECMYGHRGPHRGDIQTVKKDEFSTKCNQTDHHRMPGGRQEEFRTWLEEEWGRTLEDIFHEHMQELILMKFIYTSQYDNCLTYRRIYLPPRQPSDLLQPGLFKGTYGSHGLEIVMLSFHGPWARGTKLTGDPNVPAGQLTLDVDLSRPVHLPDLESQWSMDELSRLVLAVHEQVQRDAPSDPSSLDVELGAGGKEGQMSGASAQGSEVPPAGAPQERQNFVLPLGVMARNEVYPRTCKMCFYGTGLIAGHGFTSPERTPGLFVLFDDDRFGFIWLELKSFSLYSRLTDSLPYAQAPSMERFEDMLRSMQSWTS, translated from the exons ATGGCGGCGTGTGCCAGGCTCTGCGGAGTGGGACAGTCGCGGAGGTGCAGGCGGCGACAGCGGCACAGTCAACAGGATCAGGACAGCGATTCTGATATGgacgaagaagaagaagaacggATCGTGTGCAATACGCAGGCGGAGGCTGCCGCTGGCCATCCGGACACACGGCTTTCCGCATCGGGGCCTGCTGTTGTAGGTGACTTGGGCACCGTCACCGCTGGTGCGAACGCCAACAGACACAGCGTTGGTAGCAGCGGCTCCGGCGAGCAGCCTAATTCGCAGTCCTTGGTGGAGCTTCCGCCTGAGCTTCTTGTGGAGATCTTCGGCTTGCTCCCCGGCACGGCGTTGCCCAACTTGGCACTAGTTTGCAAGAAATTCAGGCAGATCCTTAATACTGAAACTATCTGGAGACGGCGATGCATAGAAG AATTTGGCTTGAAGGGGGACCCGTGCATGATGGAGCAAGTGGGCGTGTCCAGTTGGGAGCTGTACACTAGAC taCTGCACCCATACAGACACGTGCTGGGCCTGTGGCAGCCAGACATCGGGCCCTACGGGGGGCTTCTCAACGTGGTG GTGGACGGCCTGTTCATCATTGGCTGGATGTACCTGCCTCCGCATGACCCCCGCGTGGAGGACCCCATGCGGCGACGCCCACTCTTCCGCATCCGCATGCTGGGGGAAGACAAGGCGGCCGTGGAGTGCATGTACGGACACCGAGGCCCTCACAGGGGAGACATACAG ACAGTGAAGAAGGATGAGTTCTCCACCAAGTGCAACCAGACAGACCACCATCGCATGCCGGGGGGGCGCCAGGAG GAGTTTCGCACTTGGCTGGAGGAGGAGTGGGGGCGTACGCTGGAGGACATCTTCCATGAGCACATGCAGGAGCTCATCCTCATGAAGTTCATCTACACCAGCCAATACGA CAACTGCCTAACGTACCGGCGAATCTACCTCCCGCCGCGGCAGCCCAGTGATCTCCTGCAGCCCGGCCTCTTCAAGGGCACCTACGGCAGCCACGGCCTGGAGATCGTCATGCTCAGCTTCCACGGTCCATGGGCCCGGGGAACCAAGCTCACC GGTGACCCCAATGTGCCAGCtggccagctgacgctggatgTGGACCTGAGCCGTCCTGTGCACCTTCCCGACCTGGAGTCCCAGTGGAGCATGGATGAACTGTCCCGGCTGGTGTTGGCAGTCCACGAGCAGGTGCAGCGCGATGCTCCCTCTGACCCGTCCAGCCTGGATGTGGAACTCGGGGCCGGCGGCAAAGAAGGGCAGATGTCAGGTGCCTCGGCTCAGGGGTCAGAAGTCCCACCGGCTGGCGCGCCCCAAGAACGACAGAACTTCGTGCTGCCGCTTGGAGTCATGGCCCGTAATGAAGTGTACCCTCGAACCTGCAAGATGTG TTTCTACGGCACAGGCCTGATCGCAGGACATGGCTTCACAAGTCCTGAGCGCACACCCGGCC